In the Deltaproteobacteria bacterium genome, one interval contains:
- a CDS encoding FkbM family methyltransferase, with product MDHRTIIEKASRLLEILALPQGLPLKLRDPSFDTGPLRVCTRLRDAGIAPASVFDVGANRGQFALAARTVFPNAQIHSYEPIPATFAELSELAQRRGGIAAHNLALGTQAGTQKFTVTSNSVSSSFLPLHENHLRAYPEIQKSAEIDVQVSTLALQLAELEPPQPVLLKLDVQGFEAEVLEGAGESLKQVKWIVLETSTRPLYQGQVLFDELCARLGKRGFRFAYPMDLHFGHGGGVSQFDALFERSAD from the coding sequence ATGGATCACCGGACGATCATCGAGAAGGCCTCGCGGCTGCTGGAGATCCTCGCGCTGCCGCAGGGGCTTCCGCTCAAGCTGCGCGACCCTTCCTTCGACACCGGGCCGCTGCGCGTGTGCACCCGGCTTCGCGACGCGGGCATCGCGCCGGCGAGCGTGTTCGACGTGGGCGCCAACCGGGGGCAGTTCGCGCTCGCGGCGCGCACGGTTTTTCCGAACGCGCAGATCCACAGCTACGAACCCATCCCGGCGACGTTCGCGGAGCTGAGCGAGCTCGCCCAGCGACGCGGCGGCATCGCAGCGCACAACCTGGCGCTCGGTACGCAGGCCGGTACGCAGAAGTTCACCGTGACGAGCAACAGCGTCTCGAGCTCGTTCCTCCCGCTGCACGAGAACCACCTGCGCGCGTATCCCGAGATCCAGAAGAGCGCGGAGATCGACGTGCAGGTGAGCACGCTCGCCCTCCAGCTCGCGGAGCTCGAGCCGCCGCAGCCGGTGCTGCTCAAGCTCGACGTGCAGGGCTTCGAGGCGGAAGTGCTCGAGGGCGCGGGCGAGTCGCTGAAGCAGGTGAAGTGGATCGTTCTGGAGACGTCGACGCGGCCGCTGTACCAGGGCCAGGTGCTCTTCGACGAGCTCTGCGCGCGGCTGGGCAAGCGCGGCTTCCGCTTCGCGTACCCGATGGATCTGCACTTCGGCCACGGCGGCGGCGTGTCGCAGTTCGACGCCCTCTTCGAGCGAAGCGCCGACTGA
- a CDS encoding glycosyltransferase codes for MPRFSIITVCWNAARTLPRAIASVRAQTNRDFEYILVDGGSTDGTLDLIKQSSDVVTRFVSERDKGISDAFNKGVAMAQGELVGLLNADDWYEPGALEAVSREIDRHPADVYCGLLRYWNGEQPGALFEVRPELLRESMSVNHIATFARRELFTKHGDFKLDYRAAMDYELLLRFYLRGARFHRVGEVLANMSLGGTSDVKWRLALAELRRAQLENGLGAVHANAHYLFQLGKGAARRVLERSGIGAQVVDLYRKRLARVRRSA; via the coding sequence ATGCCGCGCTTCAGCATCATCACCGTGTGCTGGAACGCCGCGCGCACCCTGCCCCGCGCCATCGCCAGCGTGCGCGCGCAGACGAATCGCGACTTCGAATACATCCTCGTCGACGGCGGCTCGACCGACGGCACGCTGGACCTCATCAAGCAGAGCAGCGACGTGGTCACGCGCTTCGTCTCCGAGCGCGACAAGGGCATCAGCGACGCCTTCAACAAGGGCGTGGCGATGGCTCAAGGCGAGCTCGTGGGCCTGCTCAACGCCGACGATTGGTACGAGCCGGGCGCGCTCGAGGCCGTGTCACGCGAGATCGATCGCCATCCGGCCGATGTGTATTGCGGCCTTCTCCGCTACTGGAATGGCGAGCAGCCGGGTGCACTGTTCGAGGTGCGGCCGGAGCTGCTGCGCGAGTCGATGAGCGTGAACCACATCGCCACGTTCGCGCGGCGCGAGCTGTTCACGAAGCACGGCGACTTCAAGCTCGATTACCGCGCGGCCATGGACTACGAGCTCTTGCTGCGCTTCTACCTGCGCGGCGCGCGCTTCCATCGCGTGGGTGAAGTGCTCGCGAACATGAGCCTCGGCGGGACGTCGGACGTGAAGTGGCGGCTCGCGCTCGCCGAGCTTCGACGCGCGCAGCTCGAGAACGGCCTCGGCGCCGTGCACGCCAACGCGCACTACTTGTTCCAGCTCGGCAAGGGCGCCGCGCGGCGCGTGCTCGAGCGAAGTGGGATCGGCGCGCAGGTCGTCGATCTGTATCGGAAGCGGCTCGCGCGCGTGCGTCGAAGCGCGTAG
- a CDS encoding nuclear transport factor 2 family protein yields the protein MAIALRTKLVLTLLAGLGLSQVGPSQAKSDDPGIQKLLADFEAAFNQPGPPSARAKALAALCSPDFVVGGSRDEPPEDLATAEAHWTRQFSTGLKAATLKLTVRTVHFLKSDVAFIDLDHEMANVEGDDGKPQTVRLQDLATVVKKGGRWLIADARQFPLSEAEPPKVVK from the coding sequence ATGGCGATCGCGCTTCGAACGAAGCTGGTCCTGACACTTTTGGCTGGCCTGGGCCTCTCGCAGGTCGGCCCGTCTCAAGCGAAAAGCGACGATCCCGGGATTCAGAAGCTGCTCGCGGACTTCGAAGCGGCGTTCAATCAGCCCGGGCCGCCGAGCGCGCGCGCGAAGGCGCTGGCGGCGCTCTGTTCACCGGATTTCGTCGTCGGCGGCTCACGCGACGAGCCGCCCGAGGACCTGGCCACGGCCGAGGCGCACTGGACGCGTCAGTTCTCGACCGGGCTCAAGGCCGCGACCCTCAAGCTCACGGTGCGGACGGTGCACTTCCTCAAGTCCGACGTCGCGTTCATCGACCTCGACCACGAGATGGCCAATGTTGAAGGCGACGACGGCAAGCCGCAGACGGTGCGCCTGCAGGACCTCGCGACGGTGGTGAAAAAAGGCGGGCGCTGGCTGATCGCCGACGCCCGCCAGTTCCCGCTCAGCGAAGCTGAGCCGCCGAAAGTGGTGAAATGA
- a CDS encoding DedA family protein, translated as MVHQILEAIGLWVQSVEAALGYPGVALLMGIESACIPLPSEVIMPFAGSLVALGKMNIWGVAFAGAIGCVLGSIPAYYLGAYGGRPVIEKYGKYVLLSKHDLDLADALFAKRGEWVILAARMLPVIRTFIAFPAGVVRMNMPKFIIYTFVGSLPWCLGLGYVGQKLGENWDTLRPYFHKFDALIGAVLVLGAAWWIWRHLKAARSPGASTPA; from the coding sequence ATGGTCCACCAGATTCTCGAAGCGATCGGCCTGTGGGTGCAGTCCGTGGAGGCGGCGCTGGGTTACCCCGGCGTGGCCCTGCTGATGGGCATCGAGAGCGCCTGCATCCCGCTGCCGAGCGAGGTGATCATGCCCTTCGCCGGCTCGCTCGTTGCGCTGGGCAAGATGAACATCTGGGGCGTGGCCTTCGCGGGCGCCATCGGCTGCGTGCTGGGCTCGATCCCCGCGTACTACCTGGGCGCGTACGGCGGCCGACCGGTCATCGAGAAGTACGGAAAGTACGTGCTGCTCTCCAAGCACGACCTGGACTTGGCCGACGCCCTCTTCGCCAAGCGCGGCGAGTGGGTGATCCTCGCGGCGCGCATGCTCCCGGTGATCCGCACCTTCATCGCGTTCCCCGCGGGCGTGGTGCGCATGAACATGCCCAAGTTCATCATCTACACCTTCGTGGGCTCGCTCCCCTGGTGCCTGGGCCTGGGCTACGTGGGCCAGAAGCTCGGCGAGAACTGGGACACGCTGCGCCCCTACTTCCACAAGTTCGACGCCCTCATCGGCGCGGTGCTCGTGCTCGGCGCGGCGTGGTGGATCTGGCGGCACCTCAAGGCCGCGCGCAGCCCGGGCGCCTCGACGCCGGCGTAG
- a CDS encoding flippase has translation MAGRSPLHNTLFSVAGQVVGRLLALALYAVLARHFGPDLYGDMGLGASFGVIFAVIVEPGLNPLLIKDGATAPAELPQRFAETLAFKLLTIALVWPVMVGAGWLMGLRGSAIWAVVFAGGTALLVGLEDLGSAVLTARERMDLEASLRSISKLMFAGVGLLAVALHASFAAILAVLTGAQAATGVAMVVLVRRSGLPVRLSPQLQRTWAQVTRAWPLAVTGVLWLVTLRLDQILATMMGVPRADLGDYNAAVKLVEALILFPTAIALTFSPLLARAFVEGPQRAAEELSVGLETALSVCLPVAVGGALLAGPIATFVYGGSFSGTGPLLCLQVLGLPLIGIQFLSMYALIGAGELRSQTLIVVVNLSLNVAGNLVLVPRLGILGATLAALTGTVGGAIASLALVRRHGMKPALGGASWRPLAASAVMGAAVWALREHLPFWANIIAGAIVYGGVYYVLGGTRLVVALRTRRERRLEPAIQA, from the coding sequence ATGGCCGGGCGATCGCCCCTGCACAACACGCTGTTCTCGGTCGCCGGCCAGGTCGTGGGGCGGCTGCTCGCGCTCGCGCTCTATGCGGTCCTCGCGCGGCACTTCGGGCCGGACCTCTACGGCGACATGGGGCTGGGCGCGTCGTTTGGCGTGATCTTCGCGGTCATCGTCGAGCCTGGGCTCAACCCGCTGCTCATCAAGGATGGCGCGACGGCACCCGCAGAGCTGCCGCAGCGTTTCGCCGAGACGCTCGCGTTCAAGCTGCTGACCATCGCGCTGGTGTGGCCGGTGATGGTCGGCGCGGGTTGGCTGATGGGGCTACGAGGCTCGGCGATCTGGGCTGTCGTATTCGCTGGCGGGACCGCGCTCCTGGTCGGTCTCGAGGACCTGGGCTCCGCAGTGCTCACGGCTCGCGAGCGGATGGATCTCGAAGCGAGCCTCCGGAGCATCTCCAAGCTCATGTTCGCCGGCGTGGGCCTGTTGGCGGTGGCGCTGCACGCGAGCTTCGCGGCGATCCTGGCGGTGCTCACCGGCGCGCAGGCCGCGACGGGCGTTGCCATGGTCGTGCTCGTCCGTCGCAGCGGGTTGCCGGTCCGCCTCTCGCCCCAGCTCCAGCGCACGTGGGCGCAGGTCACCCGCGCATGGCCGCTGGCCGTGACAGGGGTGCTGTGGCTGGTGACACTTCGTCTCGACCAGATCCTGGCGACGATGATGGGCGTGCCCCGCGCGGACCTCGGCGACTACAACGCTGCGGTGAAGCTGGTGGAGGCGCTGATCCTCTTCCCCACGGCGATCGCGCTCACGTTCTCGCCGCTGCTCGCGCGCGCGTTCGTCGAGGGACCACAGCGTGCGGCGGAGGAGCTCAGCGTCGGTCTGGAGACGGCGCTCAGCGTGTGCCTCCCGGTCGCGGTCGGCGGTGCGCTTCTGGCGGGCCCGATTGCCACGTTCGTGTACGGCGGCAGCTTCTCGGGCACCGGGCCGCTCTTGTGCCTTCAGGTTCTCGGGCTTCCGCTCATCGGCATCCAGTTCCTGAGCATGTACGCGTTGATTGGCGCGGGTGAGCTGCGCTCCCAGACGCTCATCGTGGTGGTGAACCTGTCTCTCAACGTGGCGGGCAATCTGGTGCTCGTGCCGCGACTCGGGATCCTCGGCGCCACGCTCGCCGCGCTGACCGGAACCGTGGGAGGCGCGATCGCGTCGCTCGCGCTGGTGCGCCGGCACGGAATGAAGCCAGCGCTCGGCGGCGCGTCATGGCGGCCGCTCGCCGCCTCGGCGGTGATGGGCGCGGCCGTGTGGGCCCTGCGCGAGCATCTGCCGTTCTGGGCGAACATCATCGCCGGCGCGATCGTCTACGGCGGCGTGTACTACGTGCTGGGTGGCACGCGGCTCGTGGTCGCGCTGCGCACGCGTCGCGAGCGGCGGCTCGAGCCGGCCATCCAGGCGTGA
- a CDS encoding O-antigen ligase family protein has translation MSAARAEVLALAVLVAFAGCLALAETQPLWAEILLGVLALAYLAAFPTTALRLTLLTLSCDRVLTAKAGPATIRLAHICLLVLFSRLVATRVARREPIRVARPILAPLAFYFAAALLGMALFLEVGGAAKSIGYLAWAAFDAVALVTVILEATPDTKGLQSVLRWWIAGAILNATFGLAQLAMGVAHMTVPLADQKLGEFPRINGFNYEPAYFALYLESVAAVLIGRWLSDRRKRADAILGVALLVPAALSMSRSGWLGLIVITLVSSCWLTAGLRGRELVIGSMGIATVLCLGLIVLPGRFLARAPVMAAAALNPHEQSSSSPRLGMMGQAVEVFRASPVLGVGLGGYAGFIGAHPELEVLHLPKTEATRIVTTNLWLEILAETGLVGLFGVLWLVLATLRALWRAARSRAPVSNWAGGFFLSIALVFVVLYQFNQTLWRLDVWTLLALGWSVVAMCERSGAKDGAQLAIEAGPRVGS, from the coding sequence ATGAGCGCCGCGCGCGCCGAGGTGCTGGCGCTGGCGGTGCTGGTGGCGTTCGCAGGCTGCCTGGCGCTTGCGGAAACCCAGCCGCTCTGGGCGGAGATCCTGCTCGGCGTGCTCGCCCTCGCGTACCTCGCGGCGTTTCCGACGACTGCGCTGCGGCTCACGCTGCTCACGCTCTCCTGCGATCGCGTGCTCACCGCGAAGGCCGGCCCGGCGACGATCCGGCTCGCGCACATTTGCTTGCTGGTGCTCTTCTCGCGGCTGGTCGCGACCCGAGTCGCGCGCCGCGAGCCGATTCGCGTCGCGCGGCCGATCCTCGCGCCGCTCGCGTTCTACTTCGCTGCCGCGCTGCTCGGCATGGCGCTCTTCCTCGAGGTGGGCGGCGCCGCGAAGAGCATCGGCTACCTCGCGTGGGCGGCGTTCGACGCGGTCGCGCTGGTCACGGTGATCCTCGAGGCCACGCCGGACACCAAGGGGCTGCAGAGCGTGCTGCGCTGGTGGATCGCGGGCGCGATTCTGAACGCGACGTTCGGTCTGGCGCAGCTCGCCATGGGCGTGGCCCACATGACCGTGCCGCTCGCGGACCAGAAGCTCGGCGAGTTCCCGCGCATCAACGGCTTCAACTACGAGCCCGCGTACTTCGCGCTGTACCTCGAGTCGGTGGCGGCGGTGCTCATCGGCCGCTGGCTCTCGGATCGTCGCAAGCGCGCCGACGCGATCCTCGGCGTGGCCTTGCTCGTGCCCGCGGCGCTGTCGATGTCGCGCTCGGGCTGGCTGGGGCTCATCGTGATCACCCTGGTGAGCTCGTGCTGGCTCACGGCAGGCCTTCGCGGCCGAGAGCTGGTGATTGGTTCCATGGGCATCGCCACCGTGCTCTGCCTGGGGCTCATCGTCCTGCCCGGACGCTTCCTCGCGCGCGCGCCCGTGATGGCTGCGGCCGCGCTGAATCCGCACGAGCAGTCGTCGAGCTCGCCGCGCTTGGGAATGATGGGCCAGGCCGTCGAGGTGTTCCGCGCGAGCCCGGTGCTCGGCGTGGGGCTCGGTGGCTACGCGGGCTTCATTGGCGCGCACCCGGAGCTCGAGGTGTTGCACCTGCCGAAGACCGAGGCCACGAGAATCGTGACCACCAACCTCTGGCTGGAGATCCTCGCGGAGACCGGCCTGGTCGGGCTCTTCGGCGTGCTCTGGCTCGTGCTCGCCACGCTGCGCGCGCTCTGGCGTGCGGCGCGTTCGCGTGCGCCGGTGTCGAACTGGGCGGGCGGCTTCTTCCTCTCCATCGCGCTGGTGTTCGTGGTGCTCTACCAGTTCAACCAGACGCTCTGGCGGCTCGACGTGTGGACGCTGCTCGCGCTGGGCTGGTCCGTCGTTGCGATGTGCGAGCGCTCAGGCGCCAAAGACGGCGCGCAGCTCGCGATCGAAGCGGGGCCACGCGTAGGCAGCTAG
- a CDS encoding FkbM family methyltransferase — MGQLTQAAYRMATPLAVMMHRLLQRAGQLDHARALVRRDAELDAMPTADPWNWRSKVAKLIDPPRTHSIAEARFAGRSVWVDPSEVVGRAVLYGLPFEAAELRLFDSLIRPGDIVFDVGANFGLYSALALRRLGDGGKLFAFEPNPRMHRLLERNATSRVTGQVERLELGLSNQEGEAQFVVAEDSAYSSLADTGRLGVSETIRVSITTLDAFVRARAIPRVNVMKIDVEGFEYEVLSGGRQLLERDDAPVLMIEIADVNLAQRGRSRADVLGLLGSLGFEVHAIRVDGALTAARPDYAGAEVDFLAFKNWATDRVKPS, encoded by the coding sequence ATGGGCCAGCTCACCCAAGCCGCTTACCGGATGGCCACGCCGCTCGCGGTGATGATGCACCGGCTGCTTCAGCGCGCGGGGCAGCTCGACCACGCCCGCGCCCTCGTCCGCCGCGACGCCGAGCTGGACGCCATGCCGACGGCCGATCCCTGGAACTGGCGCTCCAAGGTGGCCAAGCTCATCGATCCCCCGCGCACCCACAGCATCGCGGAGGCGCGCTTCGCCGGCCGCTCGGTCTGGGTGGATCCGAGTGAAGTCGTGGGGCGGGCGGTGCTCTACGGGCTTCCCTTCGAGGCGGCCGAGCTGCGGCTCTTCGACAGCCTCATCCGCCCTGGCGACATCGTCTTCGACGTGGGCGCGAACTTTGGACTCTATTCAGCGCTCGCGCTTCGGCGGCTTGGCGATGGCGGCAAGCTCTTCGCGTTCGAGCCCAACCCGCGCATGCACCGGCTCCTGGAGCGCAACGCCACGTCGCGCGTGACTGGCCAGGTCGAGCGGCTCGAGCTCGGGCTTTCGAATCAAGAGGGCGAGGCGCAGTTCGTGGTCGCCGAGGACTCGGCGTACTCCAGCCTCGCGGACACCGGTCGGCTGGGTGTGAGCGAGACGATTCGGGTCTCCATCACCACGCTCGACGCGTTCGTGCGCGCCCGAGCGATTCCGCGCGTGAACGTGATGAAGATCGACGTCGAGGGCTTCGAGTACGAGGTGCTGAGCGGCGGCCGGCAACTCCTCGAGCGCGACGACGCGCCCGTCTTGATGATCGAGATTGCCGACGTGAACCTCGCGCAGCGCGGACGTTCGCGCGCGGATGTTCTCGGCCTGCTCGGCTCGCTCGGCTTCGAGGTTCACGCAATCCGAGTTGATGGCGCACTCACGGCTGCGAGGCCGGACTACGCGGGCGCGGAGGTGGACTTTCTGGCTTTCAAGAATTGGGCTACTGACCGGGTCAAGCCGAGCTGA